In one Amaranthus tricolor cultivar Red isolate AtriRed21 chromosome 8, ASM2621246v1, whole genome shotgun sequence genomic region, the following are encoded:
- the LOC130820855 gene encoding systemin receptor SR160, with translation MKLCPQKMKLLCTILLLFSLYPPLFSSVFAASPPPDGKTRDAQKLLSFKSSLLNPNILQNWQENSDPCHFNGVFCNNSRVSSLDLNSLSLSTDISSVSTHLFSIEHLTSLSMASSNISGSLKPFSLCSSSLSEIDLSQNSISGSFLDLSKFSSCSSLSSLNISFNLLDSSKNLKGAHFGLSLKTLDVSMNRLSGQQVLPWVFSQGCEKLTHLALKGNKLQGSFSLDGCSNLEFLDLSSNNISIPMPNFGENCPNLKYLDISSNKFVGKIEENALVGCKSLNFLNASDNELSGGFPALPSLNMHYLYLGSNKLQGVIPKSFADDFCSNLVNLDLSFNNLSGMIPTGFESCSLLEIFDVSNNNFSGELPVDVFLKMGNLKELHLAFNNFEGSLPDSFSMLSNLESLDLSSNMISGKIPPGICQNPDGNPSKLKELDLQNNQLTGPIPPTLSNCSDLVSLDLSFNYLSGTIPTSLGSLTKLKDLIIWMNKLQGEIPSELMYTKAIENLILDYNELTGTIPSGLMNCTNLNWISLSSNKLSGVIPSWIGKLSNLAILKLSNNSFYGEIPPELGDCKSLLWLDLNSNMLNGSIPKELANQSGKMAVGLVVGKKFVYLRNFGGKGCQGTGNLLEYAGIRPDAINRLPTVCKFQQIYQGHTQPIFNYNGSMIFLDLSYNQLQGGIPKELGTMYYLSILNLGHNNLSGSIPDELSGMKNIGVMDLSHNHLSGLIPSSLGSLSLLTDMDLSNNELSGMIPESAQFETFPASRFFNNPGLCGYPLPRCDKNAGANSTQHHKRGKQASLAGSVAMGLLFALFCIFGLIIVGLEMKKRRKKKEALQDIYMDGNSQSGNNNASAWKYTSNREALSINLAAFEKPLRKLTFADLLEATNGFHDDSMIGKGGFGDVYKAQLKDGSVVAIKKLIHSSGQGDREFTTEMETIGKIKHRNLVPLLGYCKVGEERLLVYEYMKYGSLEDVLHDQKKGKIKLNWAARRKIAIGAARGLAFLHHNCIPHIIHRDMKSSNVLIDENLEARVSDFGMARLMSAMDTHLSVSTLAGTPGYVPPEYYQSFRCSTKGDVYSYGVVLLELLTGKPPTDSADFGDNNLVGWVKMHAKLKIIDVFDPELIKEDPNLEIELLQHLKVACACLDDRPWKRPTMIQVMALFKEIQAGSGLDSSSTITEDDGSFSTMGASFSTTVDILDMSIKEVPEGNYKL, from the coding sequence ATGAAACTTTGCCCACAAAAAATGAAGCTACTTTGCACTATATTATTGCTATTTTCTCTTTACCCACCTCTGTTTTCTTCTGTTTTTGCTGCTTCTCCTCCTCCTGATGGAAAAACCAGAGATGCCCAGAAATTGTTGAGCTTCAAATCTTCACTTTTGAACCCAAATATCCTCCAAAACTGGCAAGAAAACTCTGACCCATGTCATTTTAATGGTGTTTTCTGTAACAACTCTAGAGTTTCTTCTTTGGATCTTAACTCTCTATCTCTTTCAACTGATATTTCTTCTGTGTCAACACATCTTTTTTCTATTGAACACTTAACTTCTCTTTCCATGGCTTCTTCAAATATTTCTGGTTCTCTTAAACCTTTCTCTCTTTGCTCTTCTTCACTATCAGAAATTGACCTATCTCAAAACTCCATTTCTGGGTCTTTCCTTGATTTATCAAagttttcttcttgttcttcattaTCAAGCCTGAATATTTCCTTCAATTTATTGGATTCTTCCAAGAATTTGAAAGGTGCTCATTTTGGGCTTTCTCTCAAAACATTGGATGTTTCTATGAATCGTTTATCTGGGCAACAAGTTCTTCCATGGGTGTTTTCTCAAGGTTGTGAAAAGCTAACCCACTTAGCTTTAAAGGGTAATAAGTTGCAAGGAAGCTTTTCTCTTGATGGGTGTTCAAATTTGGAGTTTTTGGATCTTTCTTCCAATAATATCTCAATTCCCATGCCTAATTTTGGGgaaaattgtccaaatttgaagTATCTTGACATATCTTCTAACAAATTTGTTGGAAAGATTGAAGAAAATGCACTTGTTGGGTGTAAAAGCTTGAACTTCTTGAATGCATCTGATAATGAATTAAGTGGTGGATTTCCTGCACTGCCTTCTCTAAATATGCATTATCTTTACTTGGGTAGTAACAAGTTACAAGGTGTGATTCCCAAGAGTTTTGCTGATGATTTTTGCTCAAATTTGGTGAATTTGGATCTTTCCTTCAACAATTTATCTGGTATGATCCCCACTGGCTTTGAATCTTGCTCATTGTTAGAAATTTTTGATGTTTCTAACAACAATTTCTCTGGGGAATTGCCTGTTGATGTATTTTTGAAAATGGGAAACTTGAAGGAGTTACACTTGGCTTTTAACAACTTTGAAGGTTCTTTGCCTGATTCTTTCTCTATGCTTAGTAATTTAGAGTCCTTAGATTTGAGCTCTAATATGATTTCTGGTAAAATCCCACCTGGAATTTGTCAAAACCCTGATGGAAATCCTAGCAAATTGAAAGAACTTGACCTTCAAAACAATCAATTAACTGGCCCTATACCACCCACTTTAAGTAATTGCTCTGACCTTGTTTCTCTTGATCTTAGCTTTAATTACTTAAGTGGGACTATCCCAACTAGTTTAGGCTCTCTTACTAAGCTTAAAGACTTGATTATATGGATGAACAAACTTCAGGGTGAAATCCCTTCTGAGCTTATGTATACTAAAGCAATAGAAAACTTGATTTTAGACTACAATGAGTTGACTGGTACTATCCCTTCTGGTTTGATGAACTGCACAAATTTGAACTGGATTTCGTTGTCGAGCAACAAATTGAGTGGAGTTATACCATCTTGGATTGGTAAATTGAGTAATCTTGCCATTCTCAAGCTCTCGAACAACTCGTTTTATGGTGAAATCCCACCTGAGTTGGGTGATTGTAAGAGCTTGTTatggttagatttgaatagCAATATGTTGAATGGGAGTATTCCTAAGGAGTTGGCGAATCAGTCGGGGAAAATGGCGGTTGGTCTTGTTGTCGGGAAGAAGTTTGTGTATTTGAGAAATTTTGGAGGAAAGGGTTGTCAAGGAACTGGGAATTTGCTCGAATATGCTGGGATTAGGCCGGATGCGATTAATCGACTCCCGACTGTTTGCAAGTTCCAGCAAATTTATCAGGGTCATACTCAGCCTATTTTTAACTACAATGGGTCTATGATTTTCCTTGATTTGTCTTATAACCAGCTCCAAGGTGGTATCCCTAAGGAGCTCGGTACAATGTACTATCTGTCGATTTTGAATTTGGGTCATAACAATCTTTCGGGTTCAATCCCAGATGAACTTTCGGGGATGAAAAACATTGGTGTTATGGATCTCTCACACAACCATCTCTCGGGTTTAATCCCGTCATCTTTGGGAAGTCTTTCTTTGTTGACGGATATGGATTTGTCGAACAATGAGCTCTCGGGCATGATTCCTGAATCAGCGCAGTTTGAGACCTTCCCAGCTTCTCGATTCTTCAACAACCCTGGTCTCTGTGGTTACCCTCTGCCTCGTTGTGATAAAAATGCTGGTGCGAATTCAACTCAACATCATAAGCGAGGGAAGCAGGCTTCTCTTGCGGGGAGTGTGGCGATGGGGTTGTTGTTCGCTCTTTTCTGCATATTCGGGTTGATCATTGTCGGGCTTgagatgaagaagaggaggaaaaAGAAGGAAGCTTTACAGGATATTTACATGGATGGCAACTCACAATCAGGCAACAATAACGCCTCTGCTTGGAAATACACAAGTAATCGTGAGGCATTGAGCATCAACCTTGCTGCATTCGAGAAGCCCCTTCGAAAGCTTACTTTTGCCGATCTTCTAGAAGCCACCAATGGATTCCATGATGACAGTATGATTGGCAAAGGCGGGTTTGGTGATGTGTACAAAGCTCAGCTCAAGGATGGGAGTGTGGTTGCGATCAAGAAGCTGATACATTCAAGCGGGCAAGGCGATAGAGAATTCACGACTGAGATGGAAACCATTGGGAAAATCAAGCATCGCAACCTTGTGCCACTCTTAGGATATTGCAAGGTCGGAGAAGAGCGGTTGTTGGTCTACGagtacatgaaatatggatcCCTTGAAGATGTCCTACACGACCAAAAGAAGGGAAAAATTAAGCTAAATTGGGCTGCCCGGAGAAAGATTGCCATTGGAGCAGCTCGAGGCTTAGCTTTCCTTCATCATAATTGCATCCCTCATATCATTCATCGGGACATGAAATCTAGTAATGTTCTAATAGACGAGAATTTAGAAGCGAGGGTGTCTGATTTTGGGATGGCTAGACTTATGAGTGCGATGGATACTCATTTGAGTGTGAGCACATTGGCCGGAACCCCAGGATATGTTCCACCCGAGTACTACCAAAGCTTTAGATGTTCTACGAAGGGAGATGTATATAGCTATGGTGTCGTATTGCTCGAGTTGCTGACGGGAAAACCACCAACAGATTCAGCAGATTTTGGCGACAATAATCTTGTGGGTTGGGTGAAAATGCATgcgaaattaaaaataatcgatGTATTTGATCCCGAGTTAATAAAGGAGGATCCGAATTTGGAAATCGAGCTTTTACAGCATCTGAAAGTCGCATGTGCGTGCCTTGATGATCGACCATGGAAACGACCAACAATGATTCAAGTAATGGCGTTGTTTAAGGAAATACAAGCGGGTTCAGGGCTCGACTCATCATCGACCATTACCGAAGATGATGGAAGTTTTAGTACAATGGGAGCGAGTTTCAGCACCACAGTCGATATTCTCGACATGAGCATAAAAGAAGTTCCAGAAGGAAACTACAAGCTATAG